CAGGACCAACGACTTCGACTTGTTCACCGGATCCCCGATCATCCCCCTCTTGAACAAGCGATCGGTCGTGGCCCAGTCAAAACCCTTCCACGCCCGGTACCCGTCATGAAGCGTCAGCGACAGCAACGCCAAGACAGCATCATCGATCTTGTCTTCGTCGATATCCATCGCGAGAGCATATCACGAGCAAAGCGAAATTCCTGCGGGTCCTCGCCGAATGCGTCCAGATTTTCCTCGCCTGTCGAGAGTGCCTAATTCCGACCGAAGATCTCGTGTATCTCCATGACAATGAGACAGCTGCGACGACACTTATTCCCTGGTATCGTTGGTCTCGGCCGGGCTCGGCATCGGTTTTGCGCCCGAGTGGGCTGAGGGCCTGCCGAACCGGGCCTTCGAGCTGAAGGCGGTGCGCTGCATCGATTTCGGGATTGGGCTGGCTGTGGCCTGGAACAAGAAGATCGCGCGACGACATCGTCGATTGCGCGGCAACGGCACGGGCCGGGCAGGTGACGATGACCTGGTCGACTGGTCCATACCGGTTTCGCCATACCGGATAGCGAGGGCAGGAACTAAAGTCGGGGATTATGCAAAGCAGCCCCAATCGGCGTCGCCTTGGTGAGTCCATCTGGTAAGATCATCAAGGTGAATGAAAGTCTCGCCGCCATGTCTCTAGAGCGCGCGCCAACGACAGTGAAGGCTGCCTTGCCGCGGAACACTCAGCTGCGGGACAGGTCATGTTTCGTTTTAAACAGGCGCTATTATCAGTCTAATCTTGCCATTGCGAGTTCGGCCTGCCTGTTGAGGCTCGTCATCCAGTCGGTAAAATGCGGCTGGCTTTTGATCTGGCGTCCGTAATGGCGGGAAAGCTCTTTCAAAAGCTCTCCGTTGCGGCCGAGTTGTTCATCAGCAAATCCGATCATTTGAGAATTCGGCCATGCTTGCGGGCGGATGCGAACCAATCTCGCAAACAGGGATTGTGCGCTTTCATCCGGATCCGTCTGGGCCATCAAAGTCAGCATTGCCGCCGTCGATCGAGAAACGCCCATATGACAGTGCACGAGGACGTGGCTGGGAGCCCCACGATCCTCCCGAGCCAGATACTCGGCGCCGAATTTCAGGATGGCTTCGACATGCTCTGGTGCTGGCATGATCAGACCCCGCGTTGCGACGATGATGTCGTGGAAGCGCAATGTCGCGCGGTTGTGCTTTCCGTAAGTCTC
This genomic stretch from Rhizobium favelukesii harbors:
- a CDS encoding DUF6429 family protein yields the protein MDIDEDKIDDAVLALLSLTLHDGYRAWKGFDWATTDRLFKRGMIGDPVNKSKSLVLTDEGLERSKALFVELFGRAPR
- a CDS encoding tyrosine phosphatase family protein codes for the protein MESVIAPELTICGIQELPAQSARNVTHVLSIVDPDHPELEVFETYGKHNRATLRFHDIIVATRGLIMPAPEHVEAILKFGAEYLAREDRGAPSHVLVHCHMGVSRSTAAMLTLMAQTDPDESAQSLFARLVRIRPQAWPNSQMIGFADEQLGRNGELLKELSRHYGRQIKSQPHFTDWMTSLNRQAELAMARLD